One segment of Bacteroidota bacterium DNA contains the following:
- the coaD gene encoding pantetheine-phosphate adenylyltransferase: MAVFPGSFDPITLGHVNLVERSLALYDTVIIAIGKNAQKQNLFSLEQRMIWIAEIFSKYPQVEIASYEGLTIDFCKSCNSKVLLRGLRSSGDFEYEKNIALINRTLVPEIETVFMLSIPEFAHISSTIVRELVRYKGNIENLVPACVIRDMQQ; this comes from the coding sequence ATAGCAGTTTTCCCGGGATCTTTTGACCCAATCACTCTTGGTCATGTAAACCTTGTGGAGCGCAGTCTTGCATTATACGATACTGTAATTATTGCAATTGGAAAAAATGCTCAAAAGCAAAATCTTTTCAGTCTGGAACAACGGATGATTTGGATTGCAGAAATTTTTTCAAAATATCCTCAAGTCGAAATTGCAAGCTATGAAGGATTGACAATTGATTTTTGTAAAAGCTGCAATTCAAAAGTATTATTGCGGGGATTAAGAAGCTCAGGTGATTTTGAATATGAAAAAAATATCGCATTAATAAACCGCACTTTAGTTCCGGAAATTGAAACTGTTTTTATGCTGAGCATTCCTGAGTTTGCACATATAAGCTCTACAATTGTGCGAGAACTTGTAAGATATAAAGGCAATATTGAGAACCTGGTTCCAGCTTGTGTTATAAGAGATATGCAGCAATAA
- a CDS encoding NUDIX domain-containing protein, which yields MYKIFINEIPVFIHEDKPAPEIESTETSPVFFFTQRKEIKKAMQQIEAGGLVRSLTVYGDDAKAIRSHLFSDYKIIKAAGGIVMNNAKDVLMIYRHGMWDLPKGKLELNEKIPEAAIREVMEETGLEDVVIIKKLMKTYHTYLINGNKVLKITHWFLMRSNETDFIPQIAEGIEHVKWVTTSELENKYKQTYKNIQSVLDAGIIAAYLL from the coding sequence ATGTATAAAATATTTATAAACGAGATCCCTGTATTTATCCATGAAGATAAACCTGCACCTGAAATTGAATCTACCGAAACCAGTCCGGTATTTTTTTTTACACAGCGTAAAGAGATTAAGAAAGCCATGCAACAAATTGAAGCCGGTGGTCTTGTGCGCAGTTTAACAGTGTATGGTGATGATGCTAAAGCAATTCGCTCACATTTATTTTCCGATTATAAAATCATAAAAGCAGCGGGAGGAATTGTGATGAATAATGCTAAAGATGTGTTGATGATTTACCGACATGGCATGTGGGATTTGCCAAAAGGAAAATTAGAATTGAATGAAAAAATTCCTGAAGCTGCAATTCGTGAAGTAATGGAAGAAACAGGTTTGGAAGATGTGGTGATAATTAAAAAATTGATGAAGACATATCATACCTATTTGATTAATGGCAATAAAGTTTTAAAAATCACACATTGGTTTTTAATGCGCAGTAATGAAACTGATTTTATACCACAAATTGCAGAAGGTATTGAACATGTAAAATGGGTGACTACTTCGGAATTGGAAAATAAGTATAAACAAACATATAAGAATATTCAGAGTGTGCTGGATGCGGGAATTATTGCTGCATATCTCTTATAA
- a CDS encoding orotate phosphoribosyltransferase, giving the protein MLFDLQIAKQFTKNLLEIEAVKLSPQKPFTWASGWQSPIYCDNRLTLSYPAIRKFIKNNLAEIVRQKFPNTEIVAGVATAGIPHGLLVAEHLGLPFIYIRSESKKHGLTNMIEGKIAKGNKVVVIEDLISTGGSSLKAVEALRNVGAHVTGLAALFTYAFPVSEQAFQDADCPFFTLTDYPVTIEFAMTNGIIPNETEALLKSWRQNPSVWMN; this is encoded by the coding sequence ATGTTGTTTGATTTACAAATTGCAAAGCAATTCACAAAAAATTTACTGGAAATAGAAGCTGTTAAACTCAGCCCTCAGAAACCGTTTACATGGGCTTCCGGGTGGCAGTCACCAATCTATTGTGATAACAGGTTAACACTTTCTTATCCGGCAATACGCAAGTTTATAAAAAATAACTTAGCAGAGATAGTGCGGCAAAAATTTCCTAATACAGAAATTGTTGCAGGTGTTGCTACTGCCGGAATCCCACATGGGTTGCTGGTGGCTGAACATTTGGGTTTGCCTTTTATTTATATTCGTTCCGAATCAAAAAAACATGGATTGACAAATATGATTGAAGGAAAAATTGCCAAAGGAAATAAAGTGGTGGTGATAGAAGATTTAATTTCCACAGGTGGCAGCAGTTTAAAAGCAGTGGAAGCATTGCGCAATGTTGGAGCCCATGTTACAGGATTAGCTGCTTTATTTACTTATGCATTTCCCGTTTCTGAACAAGCATTTCAAGATGCAGATTGTCCGTTTTTTACTTTAACCGATTATCCGGTTACAATTGAATTTGCAATGACGAATGGTATAATTCCAAATGAAACAGAAGCCTTATTAAAATCCTGGCGGCAAAATCCTTCTGTATGGATGAATTAA
- a CDS encoding dCTP deaminase, translating into MILTDKGILEEMEKGTILIEPYREDCLGTNSYDVHLGRYLAVYKDHILDAKKHNLIDEIIIPDEGIVIFPGTLYLGVTEEYTETHAHVPFLEGKSSVGRLGIDIHATAGKGDVGFCNTWTLEISCAQPVRIYYGMPIGQLIYFEVNGEIQNYYNKKKDAKYINRTIRPVESMMFKNKF; encoded by the coding sequence ATGATACTTACCGACAAGGGGATTTTAGAAGAAATGGAAAAAGGCACGATACTGATTGAACCCTATCGTGAGGACTGTCTTGGAACCAATAGTTACGATGTGCATCTGGGCCGCTACCTTGCCGTATATAAAGATCATATCCTGGATGCAAAAAAGCATAATCTGATTGATGAAATAATTATTCCCGACGAAGGCATCGTCATTTTTCCCGGCACACTTTATCTTGGCGTAACTGAGGAATATACCGAAACACATGCACACGTTCCTTTCTTAGAAGGCAAGTCCAGTGTTGGTCGTTTGGGTATTGATATCCATGCCACAGCCGGCAAAGGCGATGTCGGTTTTTGCAACACATGGACACTCGAAATTTCGTGTGCGCAGCCAGTGCGTATTTATTACGGCATGCCTATCGGACAATTAATTTATTTCGAAGTAAATGGCGAAATACAGAATTACTACAACAAAAAGAAAGACGCCAAATACATTAACCGCACCATCCGCCCGGTGGAAAGTATGATGTTTAAGAATAAGTTTTGA
- a CDS encoding AbrB/MazE/SpoVT family DNA-binding domain-containing protein: protein MDISVISIGNSKGIRLTKTLIEKYNIKDTLEVILEKDYIILKPKTASRIGWDKAFKKMHNNGDDKLFISDVFEDENFEEWS, encoded by the coding sequence ATGGACATATCAGTAATATCAATTGGAAATTCTAAAGGCATTCGATTAACAAAAACCTTAATTGAGAAATATAACATCAAGGATACTCTTGAAGTGATTCTTGAAAAGGACTATATCATTCTAAAACCAAAAACAGCTTCAAGAATTGGCTGGGATAAGGCTTTCAAAAAAATGCATAATAATGGTGATGATAAGCTTTTTATTTCGGATGTGTTTGAAGATGAAAACTTTGAAGAATGGAGTTAA
- a CDS encoding type II toxin-antitoxin system PemK/MazF family toxin, whose product MELKQYQIVLVNLDPTIGSEMKKTRPCVIISPNEMNRYLQTIVIAPMTSSSKPYPTRIAIKHKTGKGYIVLDQIRTVDRQRIIKILNTLTEKEISLVKEILQETYVD is encoded by the coding sequence ATGGAGTTAAAACAATATCAAATTGTTCTGGTTAACCTTGACCCTACAATAGGTAGTGAAATGAAAAAGACCCGGCCATGTGTAATTATTTCACCTAATGAAATGAACAGATACTTGCAGACTATTGTAATTGCGCCTATGACAAGTAGCTCAAAACCATATCCAACAAGAATTGCGATTAAGCATAAAACAGGAAAGGGATATATAGTTTTAGATCAAATCAGAACAGTGGATAGGCAACGAATTATAAAAATATTGAACACCTTAACAGAAAAGGAAATATCCCTGGTTAAAGAAATTCTACAAGAAACTTACGTTGATTAA
- a CDS encoding nucleotidyltransferase family protein produces MLSIIDIEKKLKQIKPEISEKFHVTNIGYFGSYSKNQQNENSDLDILVEFSRPVGWEFFTLEQFLESKLGLRIDLVTSNALKDRIKEIILKEVKYI; encoded by the coding sequence ATGTTATCCATTATAGATATAGAAAAGAAATTAAAGCAAATTAAACCTGAAATTTCTGAAAAATTTCATGTGACCAATATTGGTTATTTTGGTTCTTATAGTAAAAACCAACAGAATGAAAATAGTGATCTTGATATCCTTGTTGAATTTTCACGCCCAGTAGGATGGGAATTTTTTACTTTAGAACAGTTCCTTGAGAGCAAATTGGGACTACGAATTGACTTAGTAACTTCGAATGCTTTGAAGGATCGTATTAAAGAAATCATACTTAAAGAAGTTAAATACATTTGA
- a CDS encoding PorT family protein, with the protein MYKTHIWNLLALHRNKIILIIVLLMANSAFSQLTVRDYENRFSRKPFHFGISLAYNTSYYKIQYNPAFLYSDSILSADSQNGPGFNLGIISNLHLGDHFDLRAIPSLSFAEKSILYTLADGKEETQLIESIYFNFPVAFKFKSNAYKEMKAFAIVGATYSYDLSSNAKARNAEDILKVGSHDVSLDYGAGIEIYFPYFIFSPQIKISHGLINLNTPDENLIYSRMIDKLFARTILFTIHLEG; encoded by the coding sequence ATGTACAAGACTCACATTTGGAATTTGCTCGCTTTACACCGCAATAAAATAATATTGATTATTGTGTTGTTGATGGCGAATTCTGCATTCAGCCAATTAACAGTGCGTGATTATGAAAACAGGTTTTCCAGAAAACCATTTCACTTCGGAATTTCACTTGCTTACAATACCAGCTATTATAAAATTCAATACAACCCTGCATTTTTATACAGCGATTCTATATTAAGCGCCGATAGCCAAAATGGTCCGGGATTTAATCTTGGTATAATTTCAAATTTGCATTTGGGCGATCATTTTGATTTGCGTGCAATCCCATCTTTATCCTTTGCAGAAAAATCTATTCTTTATACACTCGCAGATGGCAAAGAGGAAACACAATTAATTGAATCTATCTATTTCAATTTTCCGGTTGCTTTTAAATTTAAGAGCAATGCATATAAAGAAATGAAGGCATTTGCAATTGTGGGCGCCACTTATTCTTACGACTTATCCTCCAATGCAAAAGCACGTAATGCAGAAGATATTTTAAAAGTCGGTTCGCATGATGTTTCTTTAGATTACGGCGCCGGAATAGAAATATATTTTCCCTACTTTATTTTCTCGCCGCAGATAAAAATTTCTCACGGTTTAATAAATCTGAATACACCTGATGAGAATCTGATTTATTCCAGAATGATTGACAAACTTTTTGCCCGGACAATTTTATTTACGATTCATTTAGAAGGATAG
- the ubiE gene encoding bifunctional demethylmenaquinone methyltransferase/2-methoxy-6-polyprenyl-1,4-benzoquinol methylase UbiE, with the protein MSNPVTPYNTDSTKKEQVQSMFDNIAPKYDFLNRLLSLGVDNYWRKRAIRELRKMPHNTILDVACGTGDFSFAAMKLHPEKITGLDISEEMLEIGRQKIAKAGFTKQMEFINGDSENMPFANNSFDASTVAFGVRNFEHLVIGLTEINRVLKPGGKLVILEFSKPKVFPVKQLFNFYFKAICPFIGRLVSKDARAYTYLYESVLAFPEGDAFITHLETAGFKSCTCTRLTFGICSLYTAIK; encoded by the coding sequence ATGTCAAATCCGGTTACACCATATAATACAGATTCCACCAAGAAAGAACAGGTGCAAAGTATGTTTGATAACATCGCACCGAAATATGATTTCTTAAACAGATTGCTTTCGTTGGGTGTAGATAATTATTGGCGAAAAAGAGCAATTCGTGAGTTGCGGAAAATGCCTCATAATACTATTTTGGATGTAGCTTGCGGAACCGGTGATTTTAGTTTTGCTGCCATGAAATTGCATCCTGAAAAAATTACCGGTTTAGATATTTCAGAAGAGATGCTGGAAATTGGCCGACAAAAAATTGCAAAGGCCGGCTTTACAAAACAGATGGAATTTATAAATGGTGATTCTGAAAATATGCCTTTTGCAAACAACAGTTTTGATGCTTCCACTGTGGCTTTTGGTGTGCGCAATTTCGAACATCTTGTAATTGGATTAACAGAAATAAACAGAGTGTTGAAGCCCGGTGGCAAGTTGGTAATACTGGAATTTTCCAAACCAAAAGTATTTCCCGTTAAACAATTATTCAATTTTTATTTTAAGGCAATATGCCCATTTATAGGTCGTTTAGTGTCGAAAGATGCAAGAGCCTATACTTATCTTTACGAATCGGTTCTTGCTTTCCCTGAAGGAGATGCATTTATAACACATCTGGAAACAGCAGGATTTAAATCATGTACATGTACAAGACTCACATTTGGAATTTGCTCGCTTTACACCGCAATAAAATAA
- a CDS encoding YihA family ribosome biogenesis GTP-binding protein has product MIIHEVTYSGSFVKNAACPTDQLPEFAFIGRSNVGKSSLINYLTGHKNLARISSNPGKTQTLNFYLLNKICYLVDLPGYGYAKVSQVQRKKWETMIRTYLSERETLQTTFLLVDGSIPPQNSDLEFANWLGESGLPFSIIYTKTDKRRKEGKTSDFEKKLSENWEAMPPIFITSAEKKLGKEKVLQYISEIINK; this is encoded by the coding sequence ATGATCATTCATGAAGTAACCTACTCCGGCAGTTTTGTAAAAAACGCTGCATGTCCTACAGATCAACTACCTGAGTTTGCTTTCATCGGTCGGTCGAATGTGGGGAAGTCATCACTTATTAATTATTTAACCGGACATAAAAACTTAGCGAGAATATCATCTAACCCCGGCAAAACACAAACGCTGAATTTTTATTTGCTGAATAAAATTTGTTATCTCGTTGATTTACCGGGATACGGTTATGCAAAAGTGTCGCAAGTGCAGCGCAAGAAATGGGAAACGATGATTCGCACTTATTTATCCGAAAGAGAAACATTACAAACTACATTTTTATTGGTAGATGGATCTATACCTCCACAGAATTCAGATTTAGAATTTGCAAATTGGTTGGGAGAATCGGGATTACCGTTTTCAATTATCTACACAAAAACGGATAAGCGACGAAAGGAAGGAAAGACATCAGATTTTGAAAAAAAATTATCGGAAAACTGGGAAGCAATGCCTCCGATATTTATTACATCTGCTGAAAAAAAATTGGGCAAAGAAAAAGTGCTGCAATACATTTCCGAAATAATAAATAAGTAA
- a CDS encoding BatD family protein yields MYRKRDLFTVFFILFSFSISAQKVEISMHSEPENAALNQPIQIIVKVQDRPDAVVLPELTDFIVIAPFGPPMVYSEMRGITDDVEKIEISTYTALVVPTSTGKFKVDGVSVLNGKKLMKTNSITIEVENRKVSWEDSTAVAQKFTGFRGNDKPYTPTKTAVNYNKPTSNTGVGGNSTTINSFGRGVDAMEIIPVSENVTAKVGEEFTVVFNVYREAEVVQFNASVEITAPEELDGITVLEGPNKRLHSKSNGFRKYTEGTVEYICIADVAGEYLIPAIEMTHNGKTYSSAPVTIAIQ; encoded by the coding sequence ATGTATAGGAAGAGAGATTTATTCACCGTATTTTTTATTTTATTTTCATTCAGTATCAGTGCGCAGAAAGTAGAAATATCAATGCATTCCGAACCAGAGAATGCCGCACTAAATCAACCAATTCAAATAATAGTGAAAGTGCAGGACAGACCTGATGCTGTGGTATTACCCGAGCTTACAGATTTTATTGTAATAGCTCCTTTCGGTCCACCGATGGTGTATTCTGAAATGCGGGGAATTACGGATGATGTAGAGAAAATTGAAATATCCACTTATACAGCTTTGGTAGTTCCTACTTCTACCGGAAAATTTAAAGTGGATGGTGTTTCTGTTTTGAATGGTAAAAAATTAATGAAAACTAATTCTATAACCATTGAAGTGGAGAATAGAAAAGTTTCCTGGGAAGACAGTACCGCCGTTGCACAAAAGTTTACAGGTTTTCGTGGCAATGATAAACCTTATACACCGACAAAAACTGCAGTTAATTATAATAAACCTACATCCAATACAGGCGTAGGTGGAAACTCTACTACAATAAATTCTTTTGGCAGAGGAGTAGATGCAATGGAAATTATTCCGGTATCTGAAAATGTTACTGCAAAAGTGGGTGAGGAGTTTACAGTGGTTTTCAATGTGTATCGTGAAGCGGAAGTAGTTCAATTCAATGCCTCAGTAGAAATAACTGCTCCCGAGGAACTAGATGGAATAACCGTATTAGAAGGGCCAAATAAAAGACTGCATTCCAAATCAAATGGCTTTAGAAAATATACGGAAGGCACTGTTGAATATATTTGTATTGCAGATGTTGCAGGTGAGTATTTAATTCCTGCAATTGAAATGACACATAACGGAAAAACTTATTCTTCTGCGCCGGTTACCATTGCTATTCAATAA
- a CDS encoding type B 50S ribosomal protein L31, with amino-acid sequence MKKEIHPKNYRAVVFKDFSTDYSFLSRSTAASNETIKWEDGNEYPLIKLEISHMSHPFYTGKMKFVDTAGRIEKFQKKYAKK; translated from the coding sequence ATGAAAAAAGAAATACATCCTAAGAATTACAGAGCCGTTGTCTTCAAAGATTTCTCAACGGATTATTCATTTTTAAGCCGCTCAACTGCAGCAAGCAACGAAACCATTAAATGGGAAGATGGCAATGAATACCCACTGATTAAGCTGGAAATATCTCATATGTCACATCCATTTTACACAGGTAAAATGAAATTTGTGGATACAGCAGGTCGTATTGAGAAATTCCAAAAGAAATACGCTAAGAAGTAA
- a CDS encoding GlmU family protein, with translation MSIHQITFFDDERRNKLLPLTFTRPVAEMRVGITTIAEKWIQYTDATISYCTEDYLQKKFLSPQSSPNIYINGACIPDDLIIDALQKLNIGEALIKEETVIGFKSDVVLKNAQECIAFTKSLKAINYTDALIEIKNTWDIFKLNDAVLRQDFLQITKDRTSEKFSDTNTIIGNQIFIEEGAIIQAAIINTETGPVYIGKDAEVMEGSVIRGPIALCDHSTLKMSSKIYGATTIGPHCKVGGEVNNSVIFGYSNKAHDGFLGNSVIGEWCNLGADTNNSNLKNNYAEVKLWDYSTQKFAATGLQFCGLIMGDHSKCGINTMFNTGTVVGVSANIFGAGFPRNYIPSFSWGGAIGFTEFKINQALEVAEQVMGRRQIELTETDKEILQYLFETRISK, from the coding sequence ATGTCAATTCACCAGATTACATTCTTTGATGATGAGCGCCGGAATAAATTGCTGCCACTCACCTTTACCCGGCCGGTTGCAGAAATGAGGGTGGGAATTACAACAATTGCAGAAAAGTGGATTCAATATACCGACGCAACTATCAGCTATTGCACTGAAGATTATTTACAAAAAAAATTCCTTTCCCCACAATCATCTCCAAACATTTATATTAATGGTGCTTGTATTCCCGATGATTTAATTATTGATGCGCTACAAAAATTAAATATTGGTGAAGCATTAATAAAAGAGGAAACTGTGATTGGTTTTAAATCAGATGTGGTTTTAAAAAATGCGCAGGAATGCATTGCTTTTACAAAATCGTTGAAAGCAATTAATTACACCGATGCATTAATTGAAATTAAAAACACCTGGGATATTTTTAAATTGAATGATGCAGTGTTGCGTCAGGATTTTTTACAAATAACAAAAGACAGAACTTCTGAAAAATTTAGCGATACAAATACAATCATTGGTAATCAAATATTTATAGAAGAAGGTGCAATTATTCAAGCTGCAATAATAAATACAGAAACAGGTCCGGTGTATATTGGTAAAGATGCGGAGGTGATGGAAGGTTCTGTTATTCGTGGGCCAATTGCATTGTGTGATCACAGCACTTTAAAAATGTCGTCTAAAATTTATGGTGCAACTACAATTGGTCCGCATTGTAAAGTGGGTGGTGAAGTAAATAACTCTGTAATTTTTGGATACAGCAATAAAGCGCATGATGGTTTTCTGGGAAATTCTGTTATTGGCGAATGGTGTAATCTGGGCGCAGATACAAACAATAGCAATTTAAAAAACAATTATGCTGAAGTAAAACTTTGGGATTATTCCACACAAAAATTTGCTGCTACCGGTTTACAATTTTGTGGATTAATTATGGGCGATCATTCTAAGTGTGGAATTAATACGATGTTTAATACAGGAACAGTTGTAGGTGTGAGTGCGAATATTTTTGGTGCAGGATTTCCAAGAAATTATATACCATCATTCAGTTGGGGAGGTGCCATTGGATTTACAGAATTTAAAATTAATCAGGCATTAGAAGTTGCAGAACAAGTAATGGGCAGAAGACAAATTGAATTAACAGAAACTGATAAAGAAATTTTACAATATTTATTTGAAACTCGAATTTCAAAATAA
- a CDS encoding triose-phosphate isomerase, which produces MRKKLVAGNWKMHKTLNEAEATVAEIANGLSRLKNYGDIWIAPTTVFIRHLFQRFGETGILFGAQNLNEHDQGAYTGEISAPQLLSIFASFVIVGHSERRQIYKESDYTIHQKVLAGLRHELPVILCCGETIEERNANNHFKIVESQLKEAFTGVSHDAFRMIIIAYEPVWAIGTGVNASPAQAQEMHAFIRSQLQKMLGETVAEQTRILYGGSVKPNNAAELFGQKDIDGALVGGASLQAEDFLKIIEASRTP; this is translated from the coding sequence ATGAGAAAAAAATTAGTCGCCGGAAATTGGAAGATGCATAAAACATTAAATGAAGCAGAAGCAACAGTTGCGGAAATAGCAAATGGATTAAGCAGATTGAAAAACTATGGAGATATATGGATAGCCCCAACCACTGTTTTTATCAGACATTTATTCCAAAGATTTGGTGAGACAGGAATTTTATTTGGTGCCCAGAATCTGAATGAACACGATCAGGGTGCATATACTGGTGAAATTTCTGCACCGCAATTACTTTCCATTTTCGCTTCTTTTGTTATTGTTGGTCATAGCGAACGGCGACAGATTTATAAGGAATCAGATTATACAATTCATCAAAAAGTACTTGCAGGTCTGCGACATGAATTGCCTGTAATTCTTTGTTGTGGGGAAACAATTGAAGAGCGCAATGCAAACAATCATTTTAAAATTGTGGAATCACAATTAAAAGAAGCATTTACCGGAGTAAGTCATGATGCATTTCGTATGATAATAATTGCATACGAACCGGTTTGGGCAATTGGAACAGGTGTAAATGCATCTCCTGCACAAGCACAGGAAATGCATGCATTCATTCGCTCTCAATTACAAAAAATGTTGGGTGAAACGGTTGCGGAACAAACAAGAATTTTATATGGCGGCAGCGTAAAACCAAATAATGCAGCAGAATTATTTGGACAAAAAGATATTGATGGTGCTTTAGTAGGTGGTGCATCATTGCAGGCAGAAGATTTTCTTAAAATAATTGAAGCTTCCCGAACACCATGA
- the prmA gene encoding 50S ribosomal protein L11 methyltransferase, producing MMQYIEYHFTTADENTVEILVALLADLGFDTFEQDTNTLFAYILEKDHTEELKHEIENLQSQFIFNYKSQSIAEKNWNEEWEKNFQPVNVENRCLIRATFHPEQTGFEEVIVIEPRMAFGTGHHDSTYLMIQEMMNMDFKNKQVCDAGSGTGILAILAAKRGADFVFAIDNNEWAYHNAIDNIGLNAVVDIIETELGELDMLTNKSFDIILANINKTVIQENITLLSNAIKKDGIILISGILIPDLQDITNVAEKNGLHLYNSWKRNEWISAVFTKS from the coding sequence ATGATGCAATATATTGAATATCATTTTACCACTGCCGATGAAAATACGGTTGAAATTCTGGTGGCATTATTAGCCGATTTAGGCTTTGATACTTTTGAGCAGGATACCAATACATTATTTGCTTACATACTTGAAAAAGATCATACCGAAGAATTAAAACATGAAATTGAAAATCTGCAATCACAATTTATTTTTAATTATAAATCTCAATCTATTGCAGAAAAAAATTGGAATGAAGAGTGGGAGAAAAATTTCCAACCAGTTAATGTAGAAAACCGTTGTCTAATTCGTGCTACTTTTCATCCTGAGCAAACGGGTTTTGAAGAAGTAATTGTAATTGAACCACGCATGGCTTTCGGCACAGGACATCACGATAGCACATATTTAATGATTCAGGAAATGATGAATATGGACTTTAAAAATAAACAAGTGTGTGATGCAGGAAGTGGAACAGGAATATTAGCAATATTAGCAGCTAAACGAGGAGCTGATTTTGTATTTGCTATTGACAATAACGAATGGGCTTATCATAATGCCATTGATAATATCGGATTGAATGCTGTGGTAGATATTATTGAAACTGAACTCGGTGAATTAGATATGCTCACCAATAAATCCTTTGATATTATACTTGCAAATATTAATAAAACAGTGATTCAGGAAAATATTACATTATTGAGTAATGCTATAAAAAAAGATGGTATAATATTAATTAGCGGAATACTAATTCCAGACCTTCAGGATATTACAAATGTTGCAGAAAAAAACGGATTGCATCTTTATAATTCATGGAAACGCAACGAATGGATATCCGCAGTATTCACAAAATCTTAA
- a CDS encoding M48 family metallopeptidase — protein MLRKIIYISTIAILISSCAKVPITGRKQVKLLPDSEVLAMSFQQYNEFLSTTKTITNSSDATMVQNVGTKLSQSVKQVLKSKGMEHALDGFKWEFHLIDNPEPNAWCMPGGKVVVYTGILQYTKTEAGLAVVLGHEVAHAVAKHGNERMSQELLASTGYMALDLALSNEPTETRNLLMTAAGAGATVGILLPYSRTHESEADRLGLIFMASAGYNPEEAVAFWKRMSTQGPSVPEFLSTHPSDETRIENIQTKYMPEAMGYYKQAK, from the coding sequence ATGCTTCGAAAAATAATTTACATAAGCACAATTGCAATCTTAATTTCAAGTTGTGCGAAGGTGCCGATTACAGGAAGGAAACAAGTAAAACTTTTACCTGACAGTGAAGTATTGGCAATGAGTTTTCAGCAATACAATGAATTCCTTTCTACTACGAAAACAATTACTAATTCTTCGGATGCAACTATGGTTCAAAATGTCGGAACCAAACTTTCACAAAGTGTAAAACAAGTTTTAAAATCCAAAGGAATGGAACATGCCCTTGATGGTTTTAAGTGGGAATTTCATTTGATAGATAATCCGGAGCCAAATGCTTGGTGTATGCCCGGAGGAAAAGTGGTTGTATATACAGGCATTTTACAATATACTAAAACAGAAGCAGGCCTTGCTGTTGTGCTTGGTCATGAGGTTGCGCATGCAGTTGCAAAACATGGCAATGAACGCATGAGTCAGGAATTGTTGGCATCTACCGGATATATGGCTTTGGATCTTGCTCTTTCTAATGAACCTACAGAAACAAGAAATTTATTAATGACTGCTGCCGGTGCCGGAGCAACTGTTGGAATACTATTGCCCTACTCACGCACGCATGAATCAGAAGCGGATAGATTGGGATTAATTTTCATGGCATCAGCAGGATATAATCCGGAAGAAGCTGTTGCATTTTGGAAAAGAATGAGTACACAAGGACCAAGCGTTCCCGAATTCTTAAGTACTCATCCA